CGGGCCCCCAGCGCTCCTCGACCTCCTGCCGGAAGCGGGTCTGGTCGAACCCGTCGAACGTGTCGGTGGCGTTCATGTCCTGTCCTTCCTCGATCCTCGTGATGGTGGTCCGCACGGCCGCGAGCTGCCGCGCGAGCCGGTCGCGCTCGCGTTCGAGCCACGCGACGTGCGCCGTGAGGGCCGTGACGTCGTCCTGCTCGCCGTCGAGGACCCGGCCGACGTCGGCCAGCCCGAGTCCGAGCCCGCGCAGCAGGAGGATCCGTTGCAGCCGGACCAGCGCGCGGTCGTCGTAGCGTCGGAGCCCGCCCTCGCCGACCGCGGTCGCGGGCAGCAGGCCGATCGCGTCGTAGTGCCGGAGCGTGCGGCTCGACACACCGGCGGAACGCGCCACGTCGGCGATGCCGTGCGGTGCTTTCGCAGCTGCGGCCGCTGTGTCTGTCGAATCCCTCATGCAGGCCACGGTAGAGGTTGACGCAGCGTCAACCGCAAGGGGTTTCCGCGGTGCGCCCGACCCGAACCGGCACGGACGGGGAATACCACCGGGGTCGGCCGTGTTGACTCGCGCCCGGAAATGAGTAGGTTTGCCGCTCGTGACGAACGAGATCCGGTCGTTGAAAGCGCGACTGATCGGGGATCCCCTCCCCTCCGAGAAGCTCGAGGGACAGCTCCTCCCGAAGCACCTGGCACTGCCGATCTTCGCGAGTGACCCGCTGTCCTCCGTGGCGTACGCGCCGCAGGAACTCCTCATGATCCTGCTGCTCGGCGGGATGGCGTTCCTGACGTTCGCCCCGTGGGTCGCCGCCCTCGTCGTGCTGCTGCTCGTCGTGGTCGTCGCGTCCTACCGACAGCTCATCAAGGCGTACCCGTCCGGCGGCGGCGACTACGAGGTGGCACACCGGAACCTCGGCGAGAAGGCGGGGCTCGTCGTGGCCTCCGCACTGCTCGTCGACTACGTCATGACGGTGGCGGTCTCGGTCGCGTCCGGCGTGGACAACATCATCTCCGCGCTCCCGTTCCTCAACGAGTTCCGGGTCGAACTGGCCCTGGTGTTCGTCGTGCTCCTCGCCGCCGCGAACCTCCGGGGTGTCCGCGAGTCGAGCAAGGCCTTCGCCGTGCCGACCTACCTCTTCGTGGCGAGCGTCTTCGTGATGGTCGTCGTCGGGCTCGTCCGGGCCGCGGCCGGCAACGCCCCGGTCGCGGAGTCCGCCGCCTACACCGTGCAGAACGTCGAGCACACGACGCAGGCAGCGTTCATCCTGCTGCTCCTCCGCGCGTTCGCGTCCGGCTGTTCGGCGCTGACCGGTGTCGAGGCGATCGCGAACGGCGTGCAGGCGTTCCGCCGCCCGAAGATCAAGAACGCGCAGATGACCCTCGTGTTCATGGGGTCGATCGCGATCGTGCTGTTCGTCGGCCTCATCACGCTCGCCCTCATCTCCCGCGTGCACTACGCCGAGAGCGCGTGCGACCTGCAGGGCTTCGCGCAGTGCACCACGACGCCGCAGCGTTCCCTGATCGCGCAGATCGCGGCCGCGACGTTCGGCGACAACACGGTCCTCTTCTTCGTGATCCAGGCGACGACCGCGGCGGTGCTGCTGCTCGCCGCCAACACGGCGTTCAACGGGTTCCCGCTGCTGGGGTCGATCCTCGCTCGCGACTCGTACGCCCCGAAGGCCCTGTCGACCCGCGGCGACCGGCTCATCTACTCGAACGGCGTGATCGTGCTCGCCCTCGTCGCGGCGGCGTTGCTGATCGTGTACCGGGCGAACGTCACGAGCCTCATCCAGCTCTACATCATCGGTGTGTTCGTGTCGTTCACGCTCGGGCAGACCGGGATGATCGTGCACTGGACGCGGTTGCTGCGGGCGGACCGGGCGGGCACCGCGGACGGCCCGGTCAACCGTGGGCAGGTCATGCGCTCCCGTGCCATCAACGCCACCGGCGCGACCTTCACGTTCGTCGTCCTCGTCATCGTCACGATCACGAAGTTCACGCACGGCGCCTGGCTCGTGTTCCTGATCATGCCGATCCTGTTCGTGCTCATGCTCGGCGTGAACCGGTACTACCGCGACGTCTCGCACGAGATCGAGGCCGACGAGGAGACCCGGTTCGGCGCGACCGGCGACCACGCGATCGTCCTGGTGAACAAGCTGCAGAAGCCCGTGCTCAAGGCCCTCGACTACGCGATCGCCGCGAAGCACGCGAGCTTCGAGGCCCTGCACGTCGCGATCGACGACGCCGATGCGGCCCGGCTCCGGGCGCGGTGGGAGGAGTACGGCATCGAGGTCCCCCTGACCATCGTGCCGAGCCCCTACCGCGACATCTCGATGCCGCTCATCAAGTACATCAAGGCGCACCGGATGGAGCACGGCTCCGAGGTCGTGACCGTCTACACGCCGGTCTTCATCGTCGGCCACTGGTGGGAGACCTTCCTCCACAACCACCGCGGTCGCCGCATCCGGAAGAAGCTGCTGCTCGTGCACGGCGTGACCGTCGCGCTCGTGCCCTGGCTTCTCGACTCCTCCGAGCTCCTGTACGGCCGGCGATCCCGTCCGCTCCCCGGCCAGGAGCGTCGCGGCGAGCCGATCCGCCCCGCACTCCGCCGCTCCCCGCACGGCGTCGTCCAGCACGACGCCGAGGACGACCGCCTGCTCCGGTCGGCCCAGCGGAACAGCCTGCAGCCGCGCCGCGCGACCCGTCCGGCCGGTCCCGCCGAGGGCGTCGACCCGACCC
The sequence above is a segment of the Curtobacterium sp. BH-2-1-1 genome. Coding sequences within it:
- a CDS encoding MerR family transcriptional regulator; translation: MRDSTDTAAAAAKAPHGIADVARSAGVSSRTLRHYDAIGLLPATAVGEGGLRRYDDRALVRLQRILLLRGLGLGLADVGRVLDGEQDDVTALTAHVAWLERERDRLARQLAAVRTTITRIEEGQDMNATDTFDGFDQTRFRQEVEERWGPAAWDRGARWWESTGPAAKEAFQAEQRAIAQDAAALAASGAGPASEAGAALARRQFAWLAEATPPAELTADRFRTLGDMYVQDERFTHAYEWAGAGAARALRDAMHALADRGL
- a CDS encoding APC family permease; the encoded protein is MPLVTNEIRSLKARLIGDPLPSEKLEGQLLPKHLALPIFASDPLSSVAYAPQELLMILLLGGMAFLTFAPWVAALVVLLLVVVVASYRQLIKAYPSGGGDYEVAHRNLGEKAGLVVASALLVDYVMTVAVSVASGVDNIISALPFLNEFRVELALVFVVLLAAANLRGVRESSKAFAVPTYLFVASVFVMVVVGLVRAAAGNAPVAESAAYTVQNVEHTTQAAFILLLLRAFASGCSALTGVEAIANGVQAFRRPKIKNAQMTLVFMGSIAIVLFVGLITLALISRVHYAESACDLQGFAQCTTTPQRSLIAQIAAATFGDNTVLFFVIQATTAAVLLLAANTAFNGFPLLGSILARDSYAPKALSTRGDRLIYSNGVIVLALVAAALLIVYRANVTSLIQLYIIGVFVSFTLGQTGMIVHWTRLLRADRAGTADGPVNRGQVMRSRAINATGATFTFVVLVIVTITKFTHGAWLVFLIMPILFVLMLGVNRYYRDVSHEIEADEETRFGATGDHAIVLVNKLQKPVLKALDYAIAAKHASFEALHVAIDDADAARLRARWEEYGIEVPLTIVPSPYRDISMPLIKYIKAHRMEHGSEVVTVYTPVFIVGHWWETFLHNHRGRRIRKKLLLVHGVTVALVPWLLDSSELLYGRRSRPLPGQERRGEPIRPALRRSPHGVVQHDAEDDRLLRSAQRNSLQPRRATRPAGPAEGVDPTQCTGEMHVLVPSPPRGDGRSS